In Bacteroidota bacterium, one DNA window encodes the following:
- a CDS encoding phage portal protein: protein MKLRDLIPTPFRKSKSQDAPAENVSSPKIGVYYQSRYQTDLPTFDRNASNGYENNSLIAGAISFWQFTFPQAKFRVSVEDKKQTDPYPQIRELLQNPNPEQSESDFKLSIITNLSIGGETFILGGRNANQYGKVVVQLWNYHSGLMQPKYDERGFLSGYKYRNPMRPGDNRDYGVNDVIHLKWPSRSAYNSNKGVSPIQQVFNEINIDTEAGRAQYAYLKNDLMRGKIARVKDGTEAPAPEDRKAIKEDVIKQTTGDTRGNMIFLEGIEGIDSFSGTFDELNTEAISREAEARVARVFGIPLVVLEWPAGLRNATLQNMKEGDKRFNTRTFGPLLDMISETLTNGFKNRFGFKGDYQIVLDRSSMEAFRELQQDWGRYNLEMYKGGAITLDELRLELGLDPVSDNVITSRLRDNIEGVRELRVAMNNYALGANEKFGMTREQCIAFAITLGFTPAEAEKFFPANMPAPPPAVDEQGNIVPPLAGTITVRENA, encoded by the coding sequence ATGAAGCTTCGGGACCTGATCCCAACCCCATTCCGCAAGTCCAAGAGCCAAGACGCTCCGGCTGAGAACGTGTCCTCGCCGAAGATAGGGGTATATTATCAGAGTCGCTATCAGACCGATCTTCCGACGTTCGACCGCAACGCATCGAACGGCTATGAGAACAACTCTCTAATCGCCGGTGCTATCAGCTTCTGGCAGTTCACCTTCCCGCAGGCCAAGTTCCGGGTATCGGTCGAGGACAAGAAACAGACAGACCCATACCCACAGATCCGCGAGCTGCTGCAGAACCCAAATCCCGAACAGTCGGAATCGGATTTCAAGCTATCGATAATTACCAACCTGTCAATTGGTGGAGAGACGTTCATTCTTGGCGGACGCAATGCGAATCAATACGGCAAGGTAGTGGTGCAGCTATGGAATTACCATAGCGGACTCATGCAGCCAAAGTACGACGAACGTGGATTCCTCTCCGGCTACAAATATCGCAACCCCATGCGCCCGGGTGATAATCGCGATTATGGCGTGAACGATGTGATTCACCTCAAATGGCCGTCGCGCAGCGCCTACAATTCCAACAAGGGAGTATCTCCGATCCAGCAGGTCTTCAACGAGATCAACATCGACACCGAAGCCGGACGCGCTCAATACGCTTACCTGAAGAACGACTTGATGCGTGGCAAGATCGCCCGCGTGAAGGACGGCACGGAGGCACCAGCGCCGGAAGACCGGAAGGCCATCAAGGAAGATGTAATCAAACAGACGACAGGTGATACTCGTGGGAATATGATCTTCCTCGAAGGCATCGAAGGTATCGATAGCTTCTCCGGGACCTTCGATGAGCTCAACACCGAGGCGATCTCGCGCGAAGCTGAGGCCCGTGTTGCTCGCGTCTTCGGAATTCCGCTCGTAGTACTCGAATGGCCTGCAGGATTGCGAAATGCGACGCTGCAAAACATGAAGGAGGGTGACAAACGGTTTAATACCCGCACGTTCGGACCTCTCCTCGATATGATCAGCGAGACGCTCACCAATGGGTTCAAGAACCGATTCGGGTTTAAGGGCGACTATCAGATTGTACTTGACCGCTCGTCGATGGAGGCGTTCCGCGAGCTACAGCAAGATTGGGGACGCTATAATCTCGAGATGTATAAAGGCGGTGCCATTACACTTGACGAACTGCGTCTCGAGCTTGGCCTTGATCCGGTCAGCGACAACGTCATTACGAGCCGTCTGCGCGATAACATCGAAGGTGTCCGTGAGCTACGCGTCGCCATGAACAACTATGCGCTCGGCGCGAACGAGAAGTTCGGTATGACCCGTGAACAGTGCATCGCCTTTGCTATCACACTCGGGTTCACCCCCGCCGAAGCAGAGAAGTTTTTCCCTGCCAACATGCCCGCACCGCCTCCGGCTGTCGATGAGCAAGGGAACATTGTACCGCCGCTCGCCGGCACCATCACCGTAAGGGAAAACGCATAA
- the terL gene encoding phage terminase large subunit encodes MFDLSGIDFDRMPAEEQEELLRLVRAEEFYSQRGSLTLHEFVKQFWHVLEPTTPFIDNWHIGAICEHLEACYRREIRKLIINVPPRSLKSMLTSVFFPAWVWTKDPSHNFLTASFAKSLALRDATKARDLIRSPEYRAYFGDLYQIASDQDTKEYYKTDQHGSRRSLGVGSSVVGEGGDINICDDPNNPEREETAADRIAANFWYKNKWFSRYNDPKTHVHILMQQRVHVMDVSGYVIDLDLGFEILKIPFRYEGEKNVTSIGFSDPREVIGELVSTERFSEEDAKSLEKALGSQAAAQLQQRPVSNEGDMFPASKAESVSADAVPNELTLVRYWDKAFTEGGGAYTAGVLMGIAKNMDLYVLDVVRGQWGAAQRDANILQTANRDAKRFGGIAQTTTAVDGTVTQTGVYLGGKVKIWLEQEPGSMGRDSVDLLIRSLRGYSVDAERPTGDKVTRAGPFSSQWMAGNVKIVEGEWNTDYINEMGSFPKGKYKDQVDASSGAFNKLATKRRVRVL; translated from the coding sequence GTGTTCGACCTCTCGGGCATAGACTTCGATCGTATGCCGGCCGAGGAGCAGGAGGAGCTGCTACGGCTCGTCCGCGCAGAAGAGTTCTACTCGCAGCGTGGCAGCCTAACACTCCATGAGTTCGTGAAGCAGTTCTGGCACGTGCTCGAGCCGACGACGCCGTTCATTGATAACTGGCACATCGGTGCGATCTGCGAGCATCTGGAGGCCTGCTACCGTCGGGAGATCCGGAAGCTGATCATCAACGTCCCGCCGCGTTCGCTGAAGTCCATGCTCACGAGCGTGTTCTTCCCGGCGTGGGTGTGGACCAAGGACCCGTCGCACAACTTCCTCACGGCATCGTTCGCTAAGAGCCTTGCGCTCCGTGACGCCACGAAAGCCCGTGACCTCATCCGTTCGCCAGAGTACCGAGCCTATTTCGGTGACCTGTACCAGATCGCGTCCGACCAGGACACGAAGGAGTACTACAAGACCGATCAACACGGCAGCCGGCGATCGCTAGGCGTTGGCTCGTCTGTGGTCGGTGAAGGTGGCGATATCAATATCTGCGACGATCCAAACAACCCGGAGCGCGAGGAGACGGCCGCCGATCGTATCGCGGCCAACTTCTGGTACAAGAACAAGTGGTTCAGCCGCTACAACGACCCGAAGACACATGTGCATATCCTCATGCAGCAGCGCGTCCACGTGATGGACGTCAGCGGGTATGTCATCGATCTGGACTTGGGCTTCGAGATCCTCAAGATCCCGTTCCGCTACGAGGGCGAGAAGAACGTCACCTCCATCGGGTTCAGTGATCCGCGCGAGGTGATCGGCGAGCTCGTCTCCACGGAGCGATTCAGCGAGGAGGACGCGAAGTCACTCGAGAAGGCGCTTGGCTCACAGGCGGCAGCACAGCTGCAGCAGCGGCCGGTATCGAACGAAGGCGACATGTTCCCCGCATCGAAGGCTGAGAGCGTCTCTGCCGATGCTGTGCCGAATGAGCTGACGCTCGTCCGCTATTGGGACAAGGCATTCACCGAGGGCGGCGGGGCATATACAGCCGGCGTGCTGATGGGGATCGCGAAGAATATGGACCTGTACGTGCTCGACGTCGTCCGTGGACAGTGGGGGGCCGCACAGCGCGATGCGAACATCTTGCAAACGGCGAATCGAGATGCTAAGCGATTCGGTGGTATTGCTCAGACCACAACCGCTGTCGATGGCACGGTTACCCAGACAGGTGTCTATCTCGGCGGCAAGGTTAAGATCTGGCTCGAACAGGAACCGGGCAGTATGGGCCGTGATAGTGTCGATCTGTTGATCCGATCGCTCCGAGGCTACAGCGTGGATGCCGAACGCCCGACAGGCGATAAGGTCACACGCGCCGGTCCGTTCTCGTCGCAGTGGATGGCCGGTAACGTGAAGATCGTCGAAGGCGAGTGGAACACCGACTACATCAACGAAATGGGGTCATTCCCGAAAGGGAAATACAAGGATCAGGTGGATGCAAGCTCGGGGGCGTTCAATAAGCTCGCCACGAAGCGCAGGGTAAGAGTTCTTTAA
- the dnaB gene encoding replicative DNA helicase, which translates to MTRQKTKKNRFLSVGELMERITPKDMTPPRDVAAEESVVGSMLRDAVACQQVIQLIGSRSEMDSPFWSTACGAVYRACYRLFEQQQKVDELTVSQELRRSGELGEVGGPAYLVELAMNVVTTANVEDHARLILEHYMAREGGLIFEDAKLKLLSGEHDPLQVLADAATDASALTEIAHRKKVMPISTLVAETTKLVEAIQDTAHGVTGVPTQLSDLDELTGGWQKTDLIIVAARPSQGKTAEGLAYVRGAAIVPPPEKRVPTAIFSLEMGAVQLVQRLVCAEGGIDLMNVRKGRMTKEERRMWGIAAKTVASAPIFIDDTAGITPIQLRAKCLRLKQLQNIGLVVVDYLQLMEANQPMDSREREISTISRSLKGLAKELDIPVIVLSQLNRKVEDRSDKRPNLGDLRESGAIEQDADLVLFIYRPETYGQEKFEDGAPTEGAAMNIIAKQRNGPIGDVRLKFQANTGRFGDFVVIPKFESEQAPMF; encoded by the coding sequence ATGACCCGTCAGAAAACAAAAAAGAACCGCTTCCTCTCCGTCGGCGAGCTGATGGAGCGGATCACGCCGAAGGACATGACGCCGCCGCGCGACGTGGCAGCCGAGGAGTCGGTTGTCGGATCAATGCTTCGCGATGCCGTTGCATGCCAGCAAGTGATCCAGTTGATCGGCTCGCGCTCGGAGATGGATAGCCCATTCTGGTCGACGGCATGCGGGGCGGTGTACCGCGCTTGTTACCGGCTATTCGAGCAACAGCAGAAGGTTGACGAACTCACAGTCTCGCAAGAGCTACGCCGCAGCGGCGAGCTTGGCGAGGTCGGCGGGCCGGCGTATTTGGTCGAACTCGCGATGAATGTGGTGACGACCGCGAACGTCGAAGACCATGCGCGTCTGATCCTCGAGCATTACATGGCGCGTGAAGGCGGGTTGATCTTCGAGGACGCGAAGCTGAAACTACTGTCCGGCGAACACGATCCGTTGCAGGTTCTGGCCGATGCTGCCACCGATGCGAGTGCGTTGACCGAGATCGCGCACCGCAAGAAAGTGATGCCGATCAGTACGCTTGTGGCTGAGACCACGAAATTAGTCGAAGCGATTCAGGATACGGCGCATGGCGTAACCGGAGTTCCGACACAGCTTTCGGATCTTGACGAACTCACCGGTGGCTGGCAGAAGACGGATCTGATCATCGTAGCCGCCAGGCCGTCGCAAGGTAAGACGGCTGAGGGTCTGGCCTATGTGCGTGGTGCGGCGATCGTGCCGCCTCCCGAGAAGCGAGTACCGACAGCGATCTTCTCGCTTGAAATGGGAGCCGTGCAGCTCGTGCAACGCTTGGTCTGTGCCGAAGGCGGTATCGACCTGATGAACGTCCGCAAAGGCCGTATGACGAAAGAGGAACGCCGGATGTGGGGCATTGCGGCGAAGACCGTTGCATCGGCGCCGATCTTCATCGACGACACGGCAGGGATCACTCCGATACAGTTACGAGCGAAGTGTCTTCGGCTAAAGCAGTTGCAGAATATCGGTCTCGTCGTCGTCGACTACCTGCAACTGATGGAGGCCAACCAGCCGATGGATTCGCGCGAGCGTGAGATTTCGACGATATCTCGTTCGCTTAAAGGACTAGCCAAAGAGCTCGATATTCCTGTGATTGTGCTGAGTCAGTTGAACCGCAAGGTTGAGGACCGCTCTGACAAACGCCCGAATCTCGGTGACCTGCGCGAGTCCGGTGCCATCGAGCAGGATGCGGATCTCGTGCTATTCATCTACCGTCCGGAGACATACGGGCAGGAGAAGTTCGAGGACGGAGCACCGACCGAAGGTGCGGCAATGAACATCATAGCCAAGCAGCGCAACGGACCGATCGGCGACGTGCGGCTGAAATTTCAGGCAAATACCGGTCGGTTCGGCGATTTTGTCGTCATTCCAAAGTTCGAGAGCGAGCAAGCTCCCATGTTCTAA
- a CDS encoding DUF551 domain-containing protein, with protein MTDNQRVAEIEARLECEEDTRGNYQSRSDIRYLLSALKEAQGEPKWISVEERLPKEERWCIVLRGKNGVSSAVYIDDSIRNCVFYSGRTKLLGYLDVTHWMPLPPAPKGDNEG; from the coding sequence ATGACAGACAACCAGAGAGTAGCGGAGATCGAGGCGAGGCTGGAATGCGAAGAAGATACTCGCGGCAATTACCAGAGTAGATCAGACATCCGCTACCTTCTCTCCGCACTCAAGGAGGCGCAGGGGGAGCCGAAGTGGATCAGCGTTGAGGAGCGGTTGCCAAAGGAAGAGCGGTGGTGCATCGTCCTTCGTGGTAAGAACGGGGTTTCAAGTGCTGTATATATCGACGATTCGATTCGCAATTGCGTGTTTTACAGCGGTAGAACAAAGCTACTTGGCTATCTCGATGTCACCCACTGGATGCCCCTACCACCAGCCCCGAAGGGAGACAACGAAGGATGA